In a single window of the Scyliorhinus torazame isolate Kashiwa2021f chromosome 2, sScyTor2.1, whole genome shotgun sequence genome:
- the LOC140407813 gene encoding large ribosomal subunit protein P1-like isoform X2 → MAFTSELTCIYSALILHDNKVTFAKALANIDIKSLICNVDAGSSAPAAAAVVSTAAPVAPEEKKEEKKQEESEESDDDIGFGLFD, encoded by the exons ATGGCCTTCACTTCGGAACTCACCTGTATCTACAGCGCGCTCATCCTGCACGACAACAAGGTCACT tttgccaaggcattggctaatattgacatCAAAAGTCTGATCTGCAACGTTGAtgctggtagcagtgccccagctgctgcagcagttgtttccaccgctgcccctgttgcgcctgaagagaaaaaggaagaaaagaaacaggaagaatctgaagagtctgacgatgacataggctttggtctctttgattaa
- the LOC140407813 gene encoding large ribosomal subunit protein P1-like isoform X1 has translation MAFTSELTCIYSALILHDNKVTVNEEKLNALIKTAGVTIEPFWPSQFAKALANIDIKSLICNVDAGSSAPAAAAVVSTAAPVAPEEKKEEKKQEESEESDDDIGFGLFD, from the coding sequence ATGGCCTTCACTTCGGAACTCACCTGTATCTACAGCGCGCTCATCCTGCACGACAACAAGGTCACTGTCAACGAAGAGAAACTTAATGCCCTGATTAAgacagctggtgtgaccattgagcctttctggcctagtcagtttgccaaggcattggctaatattgacatCAAAAGTCTGATCTGCAACGTTGAtgctggtagcagtgccccagctgctgcagcagttgtttccaccgctgcccctgttgcgcctgaagagaaaaaggaagaaaagaaacaggaagaatctgaagagtctgacgatgacataggctttggtctctttgattaa